From a single Planctellipticum variicoloris genomic region:
- a CDS encoding VWA domain-containing protein, protein MSASRRPRRRFARLHSAWQSVFPRPRQPITWRSAWPAVAFLVLFAVVCVLLERGHVLMFARPWRLGFAVLGVWVWWMYAAGWSGLPRIRGAISCGLRLGLLAVLVMVLAEPRAVRTRDVLSVVYLMDVSDSIKSESADQSFRYITSAIEKKPGKDEAGLIVFGKTPAVELPPRQSFPFDNALNTQVDRGSTNVEQSLSLGAAMLPEDNQGRLVLLSDGVQTEGNLSRILDDLKSRGVAVDVLPIDYSYDHEVWLERLELPGAVKLGEKYEAAVILSAMSAGEGVLKLRENGELIGEAPIKYQEGKNRFTLPISLRNAGYYEYTATIETDRDQDSLAQNNTVLNYIFVEGAGKILLVTDPLGDERDWKKLEQAIKEGERAVQMIGADEFPRDAASLLPYDAVIFVNVAHDLFDAIQLHSLKEAVFNYGCGFLMVGGPNSFGPGGYHRTAVEEILPVSMDVTHKKVLPKGALAIILHTCEFPEGNTWAKRITKQAVKVLGAQDDVGVLIYGPGGEDWVFKLTPAGKYDELVPLINSAEPGDMPSFARTMQLGLDELKLNDASSKHMIIISDGDPQPPPPPLVADFIKNKISVSMVAIFPHGGNDISAMRGIATSTGGRYYFPQDPNQLPAIFIKESKTLKRSMVQLKRFTPEVGFVSPVLKGIDGLPELGGYVITTRKPHPAMVVLEGPQEEGEDEGSERDPILAIWQHGLGKTAAFTSDLSPSWGADWTRWGKYQAFVTQLLTEISRVRKEGHLRMSTYTSGGDGVIVIEDFHTEEAFLTVNARVTGPGQKVETLAFRQVGPRRYEAAFPLWGHGRYHVTAQGTGGERSDNVFGGFVVSYSPEYLRFRSNRTALADIAARTGGRVLSGDPEKDNVFATDRESRRSTRPVFDWFLMALAILLPLDVALRRVQLDWSTIKSWVGLDRRQTSTATMGTLLQRKEAVASELRSKREERPFQPPPAGAPPPRPTGKAAATPESPPQQAETPPTGEGGSDKPTSTTERLLALKRKRDEPK, encoded by the coding sequence ATGTCCGCCTCTCGTCGTCCCCGGCGTCGATTCGCACGGCTGCACAGCGCGTGGCAGTCAGTCTTTCCCCGTCCGCGGCAGCCCATCACGTGGCGCAGCGCCTGGCCTGCAGTCGCCTTTCTTGTGCTGTTCGCTGTCGTCTGCGTGCTCCTGGAACGCGGCCATGTGCTGATGTTCGCCCGACCGTGGCGGCTGGGATTCGCCGTTCTCGGGGTCTGGGTCTGGTGGATGTACGCCGCCGGCTGGTCCGGACTCCCGCGCATCCGCGGAGCGATTTCGTGCGGCCTGCGGCTGGGACTGCTGGCCGTCCTGGTGATGGTGCTCGCCGAACCGCGGGCAGTTCGCACGCGCGATGTCCTGTCTGTCGTCTACCTGATGGATGTCTCCGACTCCATCAAGAGTGAAAGCGCCGACCAGTCCTTCCGGTACATCACCTCCGCGATCGAGAAGAAACCCGGCAAGGATGAAGCCGGGCTGATTGTTTTCGGCAAGACCCCTGCCGTCGAACTGCCGCCTCGACAGAGTTTTCCCTTCGACAACGCTCTGAACACGCAGGTCGACCGTGGTTCGACGAACGTCGAGCAGTCCCTGTCGCTCGGGGCGGCGATGCTCCCCGAGGACAACCAGGGCCGACTCGTCCTCCTCAGCGATGGCGTGCAGACCGAGGGGAACCTGTCGCGGATTCTCGACGACCTCAAGTCGCGGGGCGTCGCTGTCGACGTTCTCCCGATCGACTATTCCTACGATCACGAAGTCTGGCTGGAACGCCTCGAACTGCCGGGGGCGGTCAAGCTGGGCGAGAAGTACGAAGCCGCCGTCATCCTCTCGGCAATGAGCGCCGGCGAAGGGGTGCTCAAGCTGCGGGAAAACGGCGAACTGATCGGCGAGGCGCCGATCAAGTATCAGGAGGGAAAGAACCGCTTCACATTGCCGATTTCCCTGCGAAACGCCGGCTACTACGAGTACACCGCCACCATTGAAACGGATCGCGATCAGGACAGCCTCGCGCAGAACAACACCGTGCTGAACTACATCTTCGTCGAAGGAGCCGGCAAGATTCTGCTGGTGACCGACCCGCTGGGAGACGAACGGGACTGGAAGAAACTCGAACAGGCGATTAAGGAAGGCGAACGGGCGGTTCAGATGATCGGGGCGGACGAGTTTCCGCGCGACGCGGCGTCGCTGCTCCCCTACGACGCCGTGATCTTCGTTAACGTCGCCCACGATCTGTTCGACGCGATCCAGCTCCACTCCCTCAAGGAAGCCGTCTTCAATTATGGCTGCGGCTTTCTGATGGTGGGCGGACCGAACAGCTTCGGCCCGGGAGGCTACCATCGGACCGCGGTCGAAGAGATTCTGCCGGTCTCGATGGATGTCACCCATAAGAAAGTCCTCCCCAAAGGGGCGCTGGCGATCATTCTTCACACCTGCGAATTCCCCGAGGGGAACACCTGGGCCAAGCGGATCACCAAGCAGGCCGTCAAGGTGCTGGGCGCCCAGGACGACGTCGGCGTGCTGATCTACGGACCGGGCGGAGAGGACTGGGTCTTCAAACTGACGCCAGCCGGCAAATACGACGAACTGGTGCCGCTGATTAACTCCGCGGAGCCGGGAGACATGCCCAGCTTTGCCCGGACAATGCAGCTTGGGCTCGATGAGCTGAAACTGAATGACGCGTCGTCCAAGCATATGATTATCATCTCTGACGGCGACCCCCAGCCACCCCCGCCGCCGCTCGTGGCGGATTTCATCAAGAACAAGATCAGCGTTTCGATGGTGGCGATCTTTCCGCACGGCGGGAACGATATTTCCGCGATGCGCGGCATCGCCACGTCGACCGGCGGACGTTACTACTTCCCGCAGGATCCCAACCAGCTCCCGGCAATTTTTATCAAGGAATCGAAGACCCTGAAGCGGAGCATGGTGCAGCTCAAGCGGTTCACCCCCGAGGTGGGCTTTGTATCGCCGGTCCTGAAGGGGATCGACGGACTGCCCGAACTGGGGGGCTACGTCATCACGACCCGCAAGCCGCACCCCGCGATGGTCGTTCTGGAAGGGCCGCAGGAAGAAGGGGAAGACGAAGGCTCCGAGCGCGACCCGATTCTGGCAATCTGGCAGCACGGTCTCGGCAAGACCGCCGCCTTCACATCGGATCTTTCGCCGAGCTGGGGCGCCGACTGGACCCGCTGGGGCAAATATCAGGCGTTCGTGACGCAGCTCCTGACCGAAATCTCCCGCGTCCGCAAGGAAGGCCATCTGCGGATGTCGACCTACACCTCCGGCGGCGACGGCGTGATCGTCATCGAAGATTTTCACACCGAGGAAGCGTTTCTGACGGTCAACGCACGAGTCACCGGACCGGGGCAAAAGGTCGAAACTCTGGCATTTCGCCAGGTCGGCCCCAGACGCTATGAGGCCGCCTTCCCGCTCTGGGGGCACGGGCGCTACCATGTCACCGCCCAGGGGACGGGCGGCGAGCGGAGCGACAACGTCTTCGGCGGATTCGTCGTCTCCTACTCGCCGGAATACCTGCGGTTTCGCTCGAACCGAACGGCCTTGGCGGACATTGCCGCCCGTACGGGGGGGCGGGTTCTCAGCGGCGACCCGGAAAAGGACAACGTCTTTGCCACAGACCGGGAATCCCGCCGCAGCACCCGGCCGGTGTTTGACTGGTTCCTGATGGCTCTGGCGATCCTGCTGCCGCTGGATGTGGCGCTGCGTCGAGTTCAACTGGACTGGTCGACGATCAAGAGCTGGGTCGGGCTCGATCGCCGTCAGACGTCGACCGCGACGATGGGGACGCTGCTGCAACGGAAAGAAGCCGTCGCCAGCGAATTGCGATCAAAACGGGAAGAACGACCATTCCAGCCCCCGCCGGCAGGCGCGCCGCCGCCTCGGCCGACCGGCAAGGCTGCGGCGACGCCTGAATCTCCGCCGCAGCAGGCTGAAACGCCCCCGACCGGAGAAGGCGGGAGCGATAAGCCGACATCCACGACCGAGCGTCTGCTGGCGCTCAAGCGCAAGCGGGATGAACCGAAGTAA
- a CDS encoding Gfo/Idh/MocA family protein encodes MSGDSLRIGIVGAGDNTRRRHIPGLQAVPGVEIVGVANRTSESSERVTAEFGIPRTYPDWKSLVADPTIDAVVIGTWPNLHCEVTCAALAAGKHVLCEARMARNLAEARQMEAAAAAHPDRVAMLVPSPFGLECDAEIQAILHDKGIGDLREVVVIGADDQFLDFTEFLHWRQDAEISGRNVLTLGILHETALRWSPQPTRVFAQTQLFEPTRPNPAGAGTVPATVPDSVQVLTQYENGARGIYHFSGMEIHGPGKQIHLYGSRGTIKVLFGQHDRLFFGRRPDAELREISIPAEKLGGWRVEAEFVGAIRGQEPVKYTTFADGVRYMEFVDAVARSAAADLPLSLPLGE; translated from the coding sequence ATGAGTGGCGACAGTCTGCGGATCGGTATCGTGGGGGCGGGGGACAACACCCGCCGACGGCACATTCCCGGCTTGCAGGCCGTGCCGGGAGTCGAAATTGTCGGTGTCGCGAACCGGACGTCCGAATCGTCCGAACGGGTGACCGCCGAATTCGGCATCCCCCGGACGTACCCGGACTGGAAGTCGCTCGTCGCCGATCCGACGATCGACGCCGTCGTAATCGGGACCTGGCCGAACCTGCATTGCGAAGTGACCTGTGCGGCCCTGGCCGCCGGCAAGCATGTCCTGTGCGAAGCCCGCATGGCTCGGAATCTGGCGGAAGCGCGCCAGATGGAAGCGGCCGCTGCGGCGCATCCGGACCGCGTCGCCATGCTGGTCCCCAGCCCGTTCGGGCTGGAGTGCGACGCCGAGATTCAGGCCATCCTGCACGACAAGGGAATCGGCGATCTGCGCGAAGTCGTGGTGATCGGGGCCGACGACCAGTTTCTGGACTTCACGGAGTTTCTGCACTGGCGGCAGGACGCCGAGATCAGCGGTCGCAATGTGCTGACGCTGGGAATTCTGCACGAAACCGCGCTGCGCTGGTCGCCTCAGCCGACGCGAGTCTTCGCTCAAACCCAGCTCTTCGAGCCGACCCGCCCCAATCCCGCGGGCGCCGGGACTGTGCCGGCGACCGTCCCGGACAGCGTGCAGGTGCTGACCCAGTACGAGAACGGCGCGCGCGGGATCTACCACTTCAGCGGGATGGAGATCCACGGTCCCGGAAAACAGATCCATCTTTACGGCAGCCGGGGCACGATCAAAGTGCTGTTTGGGCAGCACGACCGGCTGTTCTTCGGGCGTCGCCCCGATGCGGAACTGCGGGAAATCAGTATTCCTGCAGAGAAACTGGGCGGATGGCGGGTTGAAGCCGAGTTCGTGGGAGCGATCCGCGGGCAGGAACCGGTCAAGTACACGACGTTCGCCGACGGCGTCCGCTACATGGAGTTCGTCGATGCGGTGGCTCGCAGTGCAGCAGCCGATCTCCCGCTGAGCCTGCCACTCGGCGAATAA
- a CDS encoding acyl-CoA thioesterase, whose translation MSCHFRTTRRVEFCETDLAGIVHFANFYRYMEQAEHEFFRSLGLKIVGFLPDGTKFGWPRVATSCSFDAPARYEDVIEVRLTITRRTARSLTIAYEFFRDEIHLASGEMKTVFCIMSPDTGMKSADMPADYAEKLDRAAGL comes from the coding sequence ATGAGCTGCCATTTCCGCACAACCCGCCGGGTCGAGTTCTGCGAGACCGATCTCGCCGGGATCGTCCATTTTGCCAACTTCTACCGCTATATGGAGCAGGCCGAGCACGAGTTCTTTCGATCGCTCGGCCTTAAAATCGTCGGATTCTTGCCGGACGGGACGAAATTCGGCTGGCCGCGTGTCGCGACGAGCTGTTCGTTTGACGCCCCTGCCCGCTACGAAGATGTCATCGAAGTTCGGCTGACAATCACTCGCCGGACGGCCCGATCCCTGACAATCGCCTACGAATTCTTCCGAGACGAGATCCACCTCGCAAGCGGCGAGATGAAAACGGTCTTCTGCATCATGTCTCCCGACACCGGCATGAAGTCGGCAGACATGCCGGCCGATTATGCGGAAAAACTCGATCGGGCCGCAGGGCTCTGA
- the rsfS gene encoding ribosome silencing factor — MPATLTKQQARSLNEACLCAKLAEDFRGRETVVLDLTAITPIVDYFVISTSTNPRAMTALLDEIRVMMKARGNRPLGTEGAESASSWQLQDYGDIVVHAFLPEARAMYDLEGLWADARRVDWKQHLQQMDADE; from the coding sequence ATGCCTGCCACACTGACGAAGCAGCAAGCCCGAAGTCTCAATGAAGCCTGCCTTTGCGCCAAGCTTGCTGAAGACTTCCGTGGCAGGGAAACCGTCGTCCTGGATCTGACGGCGATCACCCCCATCGTCGATTACTTTGTCATCTCGACGTCAACCAACCCGCGAGCCATGACGGCTCTGCTGGACGAAATTCGCGTCATGATGAAGGCTCGCGGCAACCGGCCGCTCGGGACCGAAGGGGCCGAATCGGCAAGTTCCTGGCAACTCCAGGACTACGGCGACATCGTTGTCCACGCCTTCCTCCCCGAGGCCCGCGCGATGTACGACCTCGAAGGCCTGTGGGCCGACGCTCGCCGGGTCGACTGGAAGCAGCACCTGCAGCAGATGGACGCGGACGAGTAG
- the argS gene encoding arginine--tRNA ligase, which translates to MNFLAELRTRLHGALADLTETPDVYTQMLRPTQDGRFGDFQANCVMALAKQRGASPRDLAAQIVASLEVADLCEPPEVAGPGFINFRLKTDRLAAATREIAGSERLGVAPVAAPRKYIVDYSSPNVAKPMHVGHLRSTVIGNSLYRILKFLGHVVLSDNHVGDWGTQFGMIIYGYKHFRDAAAYQQEPVRELSRLYRLVNQLSDYHTLGNDLPKLRETLAQKEQAAVTADAAAAAQPKDKDLQKAAKKTRSDVASLKDEIASALKKREIVDSDAVLKSLAESHPQIAELARKETAKLHAGDAENNRLWHEFLPQCLAALEGMYRRLGISFDMALGESYYNPMLAGIVEELTKSGLARESDGAICVFSKTSEAPFIVRKKDGAFTYATTDLATIRYRVETLKADAILYVVDARQSEHFALLIETAGRMGYDRTEFKHVSFGTIMGPDGKPYKTRSGDTVGLEGLLDEGVERARQIVDENDNQKPNPELSPEQRALVAETVGIGGIIYADLHHNRDSDYVFSWEKMLAKTGDTATYIQYSYARVNGIFRKGGIDPAPLRLKPPEIQLGAPQERTLALQLNRFGEALADVTVDYRPNQLTQYLYETANAFAGFFENCPVLREEDEALRQSRLLLCDLTARVLKQGLELLGIGVAEQM; encoded by the coding sequence ATGAATTTCCTGGCCGAACTGCGGACGCGACTGCATGGAGCCCTCGCCGACCTGACGGAAACTCCGGACGTCTACACCCAGATGCTCCGCCCGACGCAGGACGGTCGGTTCGGGGATTTCCAGGCCAATTGCGTGATGGCGCTGGCCAAGCAGCGGGGAGCTTCGCCGCGGGATCTCGCCGCGCAGATCGTCGCATCGCTGGAGGTCGCCGATCTCTGCGAGCCGCCCGAAGTTGCCGGGCCGGGGTTCATCAATTTCCGGCTCAAGACCGACCGGCTGGCGGCGGCGACTCGCGAAATCGCCGGCAGCGAGCGACTCGGCGTCGCCCCTGTCGCCGCGCCGCGCAAGTACATCGTCGACTACTCGTCCCCCAACGTCGCCAAGCCGATGCACGTCGGCCACCTGCGCAGCACGGTGATCGGCAACTCGCTGTACCGCATTCTGAAGTTTCTCGGGCACGTCGTTCTCAGCGACAACCACGTCGGCGACTGGGGCACCCAGTTCGGCATGATCATTTACGGTTACAAGCACTTCAGAGACGCCGCCGCGTACCAGCAGGAACCGGTTCGCGAACTCTCCCGGCTGTATCGGCTGGTCAATCAACTTTCGGACTACCACACGCTCGGCAACGACCTGCCGAAGCTGCGGGAAACGCTCGCCCAGAAGGAGCAGGCGGCCGTGACCGCGGACGCCGCAGCCGCCGCACAGCCGAAGGATAAGGACCTCCAGAAAGCCGCCAAGAAGACTCGGTCGGATGTCGCCAGTCTGAAGGACGAAATTGCGTCGGCGCTGAAGAAGCGGGAAATCGTCGACAGCGACGCCGTCTTAAAGTCGCTGGCGGAGTCGCACCCGCAGATCGCCGAGCTGGCCCGCAAGGAGACCGCGAAGCTGCATGCCGGCGACGCCGAGAACAACCGGCTCTGGCACGAGTTCCTGCCGCAGTGCCTGGCGGCCCTGGAGGGGATGTATCGTCGGCTGGGGATCTCGTTCGACATGGCGCTCGGGGAGAGCTACTACAACCCGATGCTCGCCGGGATTGTGGAGGAGCTGACGAAGAGCGGTCTGGCCCGCGAGAGCGACGGGGCCATCTGCGTGTTCAGCAAGACCAGCGAAGCCCCCTTTATCGTCCGCAAGAAGGATGGCGCGTTTACGTACGCCACCACCGACCTGGCGACGATCCGCTATCGCGTCGAAACGCTGAAGGCTGACGCAATATTGTATGTCGTCGACGCCCGGCAGTCGGAGCACTTTGCGCTGCTGATCGAAACCGCCGGGCGGATGGGGTACGACCGCACCGAGTTCAAACACGTCAGCTTCGGGACGATCATGGGTCCCGACGGCAAACCCTATAAGACGCGGTCCGGCGATACGGTCGGTCTCGAAGGACTCCTCGACGAAGGGGTCGAGCGCGCGCGGCAGATCGTCGATGAAAACGACAATCAGAAACCGAACCCGGAACTGAGCCCCGAGCAGCGGGCGCTCGTCGCGGAGACAGTGGGCATCGGCGGCATCATCTATGCCGACCTGCACCACAACCGCGACAGCGACTATGTCTTCAGTTGGGAGAAAATGCTCGCCAAGACGGGGGACACGGCGACCTATATTCAATACTCGTACGCCCGGGTCAACGGCATCTTCCGCAAAGGGGGCATCGACCCCGCGCCACTCCGGTTGAAGCCCCCCGAAATCCAGCTCGGAGCACCGCAGGAACGGACGCTGGCGCTGCAGCTCAACCGGTTCGGCGAAGCCCTGGCCGATGTGACTGTGGACTACCGCCCGAACCAGCTCACACAGTACCTCTATGAAACCGCGAACGCGTTCGCCGGCTTCTTCGAGAACTGCCCGGTCCTCAGAGAGGAAGACGAGGCGCTGCGGCAGAGCCGGCTGCTGCTGTGCGATCTGACGGCGCGCGTGCTCAAGCAGGGACTCGAACTGCTGGGGATCGGCGTCGCGGAGCAGATGTAG
- a CDS encoding NUDIX domain-containing protein, with product MRESAGTLLYRREGDEWQVLLVHPSGNYNRRAPWSIPKGEPDADESHEAAARRETREETGVIAGDLFPLGETILQKSRKRITAFAGAAPAAATPTCASWEVDRAEFVALDRARELLHPDQAVFIDRLWELLRQKPSSPA from the coding sequence ATGCGAGAATCTGCGGGAACTTTGCTGTATCGACGCGAAGGGGACGAGTGGCAGGTGCTGCTCGTCCATCCCAGCGGGAACTACAACCGCAGAGCCCCCTGGTCAATTCCCAAGGGTGAGCCCGACGCCGATGAGAGCCACGAGGCCGCCGCCCGCCGGGAAACGCGGGAAGAGACCGGCGTGATCGCCGGCGATCTCTTTCCGCTGGGCGAGACGATTCTGCAGAAATCGCGGAAACGGATCACCGCATTTGCCGGGGCCGCACCCGCCGCGGCGACGCCAACCTGCGCCTCGTGGGAAGTCGACCGGGCGGAGTTTGTCGCGCTCGACCGCGCACGGGAACTGCTGCATCCGGACCAGGCAGTCTTCATCGACCGGCTATGGGAACTTCTTCGGCAGAAACCTTCATCGCCCGCCTGA
- a CDS encoding YggS family pyridoxal phosphate-dependent enzyme translates to MPSESIREIVSRNLAEVQGRIASACDRSSRSAETVRLVAVTKYAELSWIRELVDLGQMDLGESRPQQLAARAAEFPGRVQWHLIGHLQRNKAALVLPRVALIHSVDSLRLLDQLEKEAQSLTLQRDVLLEINVSGEASKDGLAPADALDLADRLQRLEWIRPRGLMTMAPLLDNPEGARPFFRRLRELRDELQQRAGLPLPELSMGMSGDFEPAIEEGATLVRIGSRLFSGLQRE, encoded by the coding sequence ATGCCGTCCGAATCGATTCGTGAGATTGTCTCCCGGAACCTCGCGGAAGTGCAGGGGCGAATCGCCTCTGCGTGTGATCGCTCCAGCCGATCTGCCGAAACCGTGCGCCTCGTGGCCGTTACCAAGTACGCCGAGTTGTCATGGATTCGCGAGCTCGTCGATCTCGGTCAGATGGACCTGGGAGAAAGCCGGCCGCAGCAACTGGCGGCTCGTGCCGCGGAATTCCCGGGCCGGGTGCAGTGGCACCTGATCGGCCATCTCCAGCGGAACAAGGCGGCTCTGGTGCTGCCCAGGGTCGCGCTGATCCACTCTGTGGACTCGCTCCGGCTGCTGGATCAGCTCGAAAAGGAGGCGCAGTCGCTGACGCTGCAGCGGGATGTGCTGCTGGAAATCAACGTCTCGGGAGAAGCCTCCAAAGACGGCCTCGCCCCCGCTGATGCGCTGGATCTCGCCGATCGACTTCAGCGGCTGGAGTGGATCCGTCCGCGCGGGCTGATGACGATGGCCCCGCTGCTCGACAACCCCGAGGGAGCCCGGCCCTTCTTTCGTCGCCTGCGGGAATTGAGAGATGAACTGCAGCAGCGCGCAGGACTGCCGCTCCCCGAATTATCGATGGGCATGAGCGGCGACTTCGAACCCGCGATCGAAGAGGGCGCGACGCTGGTGCGAATCGGCAGCCGTCTGTTTTCCGGACTGCAGCGGGAATAG
- a CDS encoding response regulator gives MKILIVDDVGYSRHYHSRMLQKFGYDTVIAETGPQALRLLERDSSIDAVLTDLLMRDMDGLELYSAAQTINRMTDAGNAESPAFIMMTAARPGSNAQPRDLEKIRVAKQVGFVDVLFKPIDPELLQRTLETIKYARSKVNETVDLGGLSQRLTETIGKILSGQDAATAQRLTDELHSALQRLEPMLAPVGAK, from the coding sequence ATGAAAATCCTGATTGTCGACGATGTCGGTTACAGCCGGCACTACCATTCTCGAATGCTGCAGAAGTTCGGCTACGACACCGTCATCGCGGAAACCGGTCCGCAGGCCCTGCGTCTGCTGGAGCGGGATTCGTCGATCGACGCGGTCCTGACCGACCTGCTCATGCGGGACATGGACGGTCTGGAACTCTATTCCGCAGCCCAGACCATCAACCGAATGACCGATGCAGGGAACGCGGAGTCTCCGGCATTTATCATGATGACCGCCGCCCGTCCGGGCAGTAATGCGCAGCCGCGTGACCTGGAAAAAATCCGCGTCGCCAAGCAGGTGGGCTTCGTCGACGTGCTGTTCAAGCCGATCGACCCGGAACTGCTGCAACGGACCCTTGAGACCATCAAGTATGCCCGATCGAAAGTGAATGAAACCGTCGACCTCGGCGGCCTGTCGCAGCGGCTCACGGAAACGATCGGCAAGATACTCAGCGGGCAGGATGCCGCAACGGCGCAGCGGCTGACCGACGAACTGCATTCTGCCCTGCAGCGACTGGAACCGATGCTGGCGCCGGTCGGAGCAAAGTAG
- a CDS encoding Hpt domain-containing protein has product MSIEYHEFVPAETLHRLDDDLEFLQEMVAMLPEQTADGLNRLEEALQRKNVGELQESAHRFKGSVAILSTGRLYHLLRRIETANDAESLHTGAALLPEVVDAVEALSRELDHFLRSQCSPAGDPGSEAQVSA; this is encoded by the coding sequence GTGTCGATCGAATACCACGAGTTCGTCCCGGCGGAGACCTTGCATCGTCTCGACGACGATCTGGAGTTCCTGCAGGAGATGGTGGCGATGCTGCCGGAGCAGACCGCCGATGGCCTGAACCGGCTGGAAGAAGCGCTGCAGAGAAAGAACGTCGGAGAGCTCCAGGAATCCGCTCATCGCTTCAAAGGTTCCGTGGCCATTCTGTCGACGGGGCGGCTCTACCATCTGTTGCGCCGCATCGAAACGGCAAATGACGCGGAATCTCTGCACACGGGAGCGGCGCTCCTGCCAGAAGTTGTCGACGCCGTCGAAGCGCTGAGTCGCGAGCTCGATCATTTCCTTCGAAGCCAATGCTCCCCTGCCGGAGACCCCGGGTCAGAAGCGCAGGTGTCGGCATGA
- a CDS encoding HD-GYP domain-containing protein gives MPVVTSPQTPDAVVASPGGAGKDEGGRVDIRLDELIVGRPLKFPIYDPRGTLLLAEGKMISSDFKRLLKQRGISSVQVNAADSARLKLTRTADTPASGLVLDMEVAAALDRVIDSGLLSVQNRGKAVKADLKIHGRTAYDQVKKEEQSQRQSAKSEHLGNLMKDVLRGKTVSTSSISQAAVESLADMADDADCMLAVAMEAHAKEGLAEHSLKMATLAMAIGIEMGLDEDNCKRVYVAGMVHDWGLAKLPEEVVCPRQPYTASDYFEFKKHPILTAEILQRMIDIPSMVAVVSYQVHERPNGKGYPRGRTGERIHQFARILSAADAYSHLTSPKPWRPALAPYAAMECLIRLAKTKDLDPDVVRTFLKLMTLFPIGSYVTLDDGSIARVLRKNGENYTLPIVQIVEDANGDPVPANLPESIVDLSDAPVKIVQALPTPGSDEILLTDEILEEIRGQL, from the coding sequence ATGCCTGTCGTAACTTCCCCCCAAACTCCCGATGCCGTCGTCGCCTCCCCCGGAGGGGCGGGAAAGGACGAAGGCGGTCGGGTCGACATTCGACTCGACGAATTAATCGTCGGTCGTCCGCTGAAGTTTCCGATCTACGATCCGCGCGGCACGCTGTTGCTCGCCGAGGGGAAAATGATCTCCTCGGACTTCAAACGACTTCTGAAACAAAGGGGAATTTCGTCGGTCCAGGTCAATGCCGCCGATTCGGCCCGCTTGAAGCTGACTCGAACCGCCGACACCCCGGCGTCGGGCCTGGTGCTTGATATGGAGGTGGCCGCTGCGCTGGACCGAGTCATCGATTCGGGTCTGCTCTCGGTACAGAATCGCGGTAAGGCGGTCAAAGCCGATCTGAAGATCCACGGTCGGACCGCTTACGACCAGGTGAAGAAGGAAGAGCAGTCTCAACGGCAGTCGGCGAAATCGGAGCACCTGGGCAATCTGATGAAGGATGTCCTGCGCGGGAAGACCGTTTCAACATCCTCGATCTCGCAAGCTGCGGTCGAGTCGCTGGCCGACATGGCGGACGATGCGGACTGCATGCTGGCCGTCGCGATGGAGGCGCATGCGAAGGAGGGGCTGGCTGAGCATTCTTTGAAGATGGCGACGCTGGCCATGGCGATCGGCATTGAGATGGGGCTCGATGAAGACAATTGCAAACGGGTGTATGTCGCGGGAATGGTCCACGACTGGGGCCTGGCGAAGCTGCCCGAAGAGGTTGTCTGTCCGCGTCAGCCGTACACGGCAAGCGATTACTTTGAATTCAAGAAACACCCGATCCTGACGGCTGAAATTCTGCAGCGGATGATCGACATTCCGTCGATGGTGGCGGTGGTGTCGTACCAGGTTCACGAGCGACCGAATGGCAAGGGATATCCGCGCGGAAGAACCGGGGAACGCATTCATCAGTTTGCGCGGATTCTTTCGGCGGCAGACGCCTATTCGCACCTGACGAGCCCGAAGCCCTGGCGGCCGGCTCTGGCTCCCTATGCGGCGATGGAATGCCTGATCCGGCTGGCGAAAACCAAGGACCTGGATCCGGACGTCGTCCGTACGTTCCTGAAGCTGATGACGCTGTTTCCGATCGGGAGCTACGTGACTCTGGACGACGGCAGCATCGCACGCGTCCTCCGCAAGAATGGCGAAAACTATACATTGCCGATCGTGCAGATCGTCGAAGACGCCAATGGCGATCCCGTGCCGGCCAATCTGCCGGAATCGATTGTCGATCTGTCCGACGCGCCGGTCAAAATCGTCCAGGCGCTGCCGACTCCCGGAAGCGACGAGATTCTGCTGACCGACGAGATCCTGGAAGAGATCCGCGGTCAGCTCTGA